Proteins encoded within one genomic window of Thunnus albacares chromosome 13, fThuAlb1.1, whole genome shotgun sequence:
- the wnt11 gene encoding protein Wnt-11: MRSSSHVLPLGVLTALLLSQVCSGIKWLALSHMPASLHINQTQHCKLLPGLVSSQAQLCRTNMELMQTIIQAAREVKKTCQKSFSDMRWNCSSIDIPLDAPKYRPDLDRGTREAAFVYALSAATISHTIARACTSGDLRLCSCGPIPAEIPEPGYRWGGCADNLHYGVMMGSKFSDAPMKMKRSGSHANKLMHLHNSEVGRQVLKEAMVMKCKCHGVSGSCSIRTCWRGLQDLREIAMDLKTKYLSATKVVHRPMGTRKQLVPKDIDIRPVRDNELVYLQSSPDFCTKNEKQGSVGTQDRQCNKTSVGSDSCDLMCCGRGYNPYTEKLVERCHCKYHWCCYVTCKKCERIVERYVCK; the protein is encoded by the exons ATGAGGAGCAGCTCTCATGTCCTGCCTCTTGGTGTGCtcactgctctgctgctgtctcAGGTCTGCTCTGGCATCAAATGGCT AGCGCTATCACACATGCCTGCATCTTTACACATCAACCAGACCCAACATTGTAAGCTGCTGCCCGGCCTGGTGTCCTCCCAAGCTCAGCTGTGCCGCACCAACATGGAGCTCATGCAAACCATTATCCAAGCTGCCCGTGAGGTCAAGAAAACATGTCAGAAGTCCTTTTCTGATATGCGTTGGAACTGCTCCTCCATAGACATCCCTCTTGATGCCCCGAAGTATCGGCCAGACCTCGACCGAG GAACAAGGGAGGCTGCGTTTGTCTACGCCCTCTCTGCAGCAACCATCAGCCACACCATAGCACGGGCGTGCACTTCTGGAGATTTGCGGCTGTGCTCGTGTGGTCCTATTCCTGCGGAGATCCCAGAGCCTGGCTACCGCTGGGGTGGCTGCGCTGACAACCTGCACTACGGTGTGATGATGGGATCCAAGTTCTCTGATGCTCCCATGAAGATGAAGCGCTCAGGCTCCCATGCCAACAAACTGATGCACCTACACAACAGTGAAGTTGGGAGACAA GTATTGAAAGAGGCGATGGtgatgaaatgtaaatgtcatgGTGTTTCCGGCTCCTGCTCTATAAGGACCTGCTGGAGAGGCCTGCAAGACCTGAGGGAGATCGCCATGGACCTGAAGACTAAATACCTGTCTGCCACCAAAGTGGTTCACCGGCCCATGGGGACACGCAAGCAGCTGGTGCCCAAAGACATTGACATCAGGCCAGTGAGGGATAACGAGCTGGTCTACCTGCAGAGCTCCCCGGACTTCTGCACCAAGAATGAAAAACAGGGCTCTGTGGGCACACAGGACAG GCAGTGCAACAAAACCTCCGTCGGCAGTGACAGCTGTGACCTGATGTGCTGTGGACGTGGCTACAACCCGTACACAGAGAAGCTGGTGGAGCGCTGCCATTGCAAATACCACTGGTGCTGCTACGTAACCTGCAAAAAGTGTGAGCGGATCGTGGAGAGATACGTCTGCAAATGA